The genomic window CAGGGCGAGCCCTGCCTGTTTGTCACCCTGGGCGAGACCGAGGAGCAGATTCGCAGCAATGCCGCCTCGCTCGGCTACAACCTTGAGGGCATCTCGTTTCTGGACCTGAGCCCGGCGCCCGAGTTTTTTACCGAAGACCAGAGCTACGACATCTTCCACCCCTCCGAGGTGGAACGCGAGCCGATCACCCGCAAAATCATAGAGCAGGTCGAGGCAATCCGGCCCACCCGTGTCTTTCTCGATGCCTTGACCCAGTTCCGTTACCTGTCAACCGACAGCCTGGAATTCCACAAACAGGCGTTTTCCTTCCTGCGCTACCTGAGTGAATCGGGCGCGACTGTGGTATTCACGTCGGACAGCAGTCAACAGGCACCCGATGACGACCTGCAGTTCATGTGCGACGGCATTATTCAGCTGGAATGCAATGACATGGAGCGCAGCCTTTGCGTCACCAAGATGCGCGGCTCCAGTTTCCGCATGGGTCACCATAGCTTTCGCCTGACCCCCCGGGGCATGGAGGTTTCACCGGTACTGGTGCCTGATCTCCAGCGCGAGGGACTGGCCCCGATTTTTACCGGCGAACTGACGGCCTCAGGCATTGCGGAGCTGGATGCCTTGCTGCATGGCGGCCTGGACCGGGGTACGACCACCGTCCTGACCGGCCCCAGCGGCGTGGGCAAAACCACCGTCGGCATGCAGTTCATGAAAGCCTCGGCCAGCCGGCAGGAAAAAGCCGTGGTCTATATCTTCGAGGAAGGCCTGGAGTCGCTGCTCAGACGCTGTGAGGCCATCAACCTTGCGGTGCGCCCGCTGATAGAAAGTCAGATGCTGTCGGTGGTACCGATCGAGCCACTGAGCTTTACCGCAGATGAGTTCTCCCGCCTGGTATGTCGGGATCTGGAGCAAAATAATACCCGCATCGTGATGATAGACAGTGTGGCCGGCTATCGCATGAGCCTGCGGGGCAAAG from Marinobacterium aestuarii includes these protein-coding regions:
- a CDS encoding ATPase domain-containing protein codes for the protein MEDKVANFTECTEAQIERLSTGVPGLGEILGGGFIAQRAYLIRGAPGTGKTILGLHFLTAGALQGEPCLFVTLGETEEQIRSNAASLGYNLEGISFLDLSPAPEFFTEDQSYDIFHPSEVEREPITRKIIEQVEAIRPTRVFLDALTQFRYLSTDSLEFHKQAFSFLRYLSESGATVVFTSDSSQQAPDDDLQFMCDGIIQLECNDMERSLCVTKMRGSSFRMGHHSFRLTPRGMEVSPVLVPDLQREGLAPIFTGELTASGIAELDALLHGGLDRGTTTVLTGPSGVGKTTVGMQFMKASASRQEKAVVYIFEEGLESLLRRCEAINLAVRPLIESQMLSVVPIEPLSFTADEFSRLVCRDLEQNNTRIVMIDSVAGYRMSLRGKDLISHLHALTRYLKSKGVSTILINELKTLSGDFHISEIGISYLADDIIFLRYLELNGELRKAIGVIKKRVGDFEKTLREVQITPDGLKLSEPLTRLRGLLSSQVQLT